A region from the Pelobates fuscus isolate aPelFus1 chromosome 1, aPelFus1.pri, whole genome shotgun sequence genome encodes:
- the NR4A1 gene encoding nuclear receptor subfamily 4immunitygroup A member 1 — MPCIQAQHGSLSQCAGPCDSYIPDLLNSEFGKFTMDLVNSEITASTSLPSFSTFMDGYTGEFDAFLYQIPSSNPQASVKVEEFQVFGCYPGSFTNQMDETMSSSGSDYYGSPCSIPSPSTPGFQNPQMPTWDTSYGAYSPSQSYDGMRPWTEQQKSSIPQPSFFSFGTSAHSPNIAQNSLKMAQTTHRLEQQVVDADVFALAQNSTAGFPAMSLGQGPVILDSPLSPSKARSPSSNEGRCAVCGDNASCQHYGVRTCEGCKGFFKRTVQKNAKYICLANKDCPVDKRRRNRCQFCRFQKCLAVGMVKEVVRTDSLKGRRGRLPSKPRQIPDPSPISLINSLVRAHIDSIPSSAKLDYSKFQENVPVQLEKENALDVQQFYDLLSGSLEVIRKWAEKIQGFLDLPKEDQDLLLESAFLELFILRLAYRSKPDEGKLIFCNGVVLHRMQCVRGFGEWIDSIIEFSHSLQRMNIDVPSFSCLSALVIITDRHGLKESKKVEDLQNRIINCLKEHVTSSVSDLNRPNCLSKLLGKLPELRTLCTQGLQRIFYLKLEDLVPPPPIVDKIFMDTLPF; from the exons ATGCCCTGTATTCAAGCTCAGCATGGAAGTCTGTCTCAGTGTGCAGGTCCCTGTGATAGCTACATACCAGACCTCTTGAATTCAGAGTTTGGCAAATTCACCATGGACCTTGTTAACAGTGAAATTACAGCTTCCACCTCCTTACCAAGCTTCAGCACCTTCATGGACGGTTACACTGGAGAATTTGACGCCTTTCTATACCAGATCCCTTCTTCAAATCCACAGGCATCGGTAAAGGTGGAGGAGTTTCAGGTATTTGGCTGCTACCCAGGTTCATTCACGAACCAAATGGATGAGACCATGTCCTCTAGTGGATCGGATTATTATGGCAGTCCGTGCTCCATCCCATCTCCATCAACTCCAGGGTTCCAAAATCCTCAGATGCCTACATGGGATACTTCCTACGGAGCTTATTCTCCTTCACAGAGTTATGACGGCATGAGACCATGGACTGAACAGCAGAAAAGCAGTATTCCACAGCCTTCTTTTTTCTCCTTTGGTACATCTGCTCACAGCCCAAACATTGCCCAGAATTCCTTAAAGATGGCACAAACCACACACAGACTTGAGCAGCAGGTTGTGGATGCTGATGTCTTTGCTTTAGCACAGAACTCTACTGCTGGCTTTCCTGCCATGTCTCTCGGTCAGGGGCCTGTGATTTTGGACAGTCCTTTATCCCCTTCAAAAGCACGTAGTCCCAGCTCTAATGAGGGACGTTGTGCTGTGTGTGGCGATAATGCTTCTTGTCAGCATTACGGAGTACGAACCTGTGAAGGCTGTAAAGGTTTTTTCAAG AGGACTGTACAGAAAAATGCCAAGTACATCTGCTTGGCTAACAAGGACTGTCCGGTGGACAAAAGGCGCAGGAATCGATGCCAGTTCTGCCGTTTTCAGAAATGCTTAGCAGTGGGAATGGTAAAAGAAG TTGTTCGGACAGACAGCTTAAAAGGCAGAAGGGGCCGACTGCCATCTAAACCAAGGCAAATTCCAGACCCTTCACCCATCAGTCTGATAAATTCCCTGGTACGGGCACACATCGATTCAATTCCCAGTTCAGCAAAGCTAGACTATTCCAAG tttcagGAAAATGTGCCTGTCCAGTTGGAGAAGGAGAACGCTCTCGATGTGCAACAGTTTTATGATCTACTCTCAGGTTCCTTAGAAGTGATACGCAAGTGGGCAGAGAAAATCCAAGGATTTCTGGATCTCCCCAAAGAAGATCAGGACCTTCTTCTAGAGTCTGCGTTTTTGGAACTGTTCATCCTGCGCCTGGCATACAG ATCAAAACCTGATGAAGGAAAGCTCATCTTCTGTAATGGAGTGGTACTTCATCGCATGCAGTGTGTCCGGGGATTTGGAGAGTGGATTGATTCAATCATTGAATTTTCACACAGTCTGCAACGGATGAATATCGATGTCCCATCTTTCTCCTGCCTTTCTGCCCTTGTCATCATTACAG ATCGACATGGATTGAAAGAGTCTAAAAAAGTGGAAGATCTTCAGAATCGGATTATTAATTGCCTTAAGGAGCATGTGACGTCCAGTGTGAGTGACCTGAACAGACCCAATTGTCTGTCCAAACTTCTAGGGAAACTTCCAGAGCTCCGAACCCTTTGCACGCAAGGCCTTCAGCGCATTTTTTACCTGAAGCTAGAGGACCTTGTGCCACCCCCTCCCATTGTGGATAAGATTTTCATGGACACTTTGCCTTTCTAA